The following coding sequences are from one Gemmatimonadales bacterium window:
- a CDS encoding bifunctional 5,10-methylenetetrahydrofolate dehydrogenase/5,10-methenyltetrahydrofolate cyclohydrolase, producing MTARIIDGAAIGAAIRRDVAQQVADLTRRGTVPGLAVVLVGEDPASQAYVRAKARACGEAGIRSEVVTLPASATSEQLFDVIDGLNADPAVHGILCQLPVPAHIDSAAILTRIDPAKDVDGFHPINVGKLVLGDPTALKPATPSGVQQLLVRSGIETRGAHAVIVGRSHLVGRPLANLLSQPGAGGDATVTLAHSRSRDLEAICRSADILIVAIGRPGFITAGAVRPGATVIDVGTSRVEDPSQPRGYRLAGDVAFDEVAAVAGAITPVPGGVGPMTIAMLLVNTVQAARGTANG from the coding sequence GTGACCGCACGGATCATTGACGGCGCGGCCATTGGCGCGGCGATCCGACGCGACGTGGCGCAGCAAGTCGCAGACCTCACGCGTCGCGGGACGGTCCCCGGCCTCGCGGTCGTTCTGGTCGGCGAGGATCCCGCGTCCCAGGCCTACGTCCGCGCCAAGGCACGGGCGTGCGGAGAAGCGGGAATCCGCTCCGAGGTCGTCACGCTGCCGGCGAGCGCTACCTCGGAGCAGCTGTTCGATGTTATCGACGGCCTCAACGCGGACCCCGCGGTCCACGGCATCCTCTGTCAGCTGCCGGTCCCGGCGCACATCGACAGTGCGGCAATCCTCACCCGGATTGATCCGGCCAAGGACGTGGACGGTTTTCATCCGATCAATGTCGGAAAGCTGGTCCTCGGCGATCCGACGGCGCTCAAGCCGGCCACGCCGTCCGGCGTGCAGCAGCTGCTGGTGCGAAGCGGTATCGAGACGCGCGGCGCTCACGCCGTGATCGTCGGCCGGTCTCACCTGGTGGGACGGCCGCTGGCGAACCTGTTGAGTCAACCGGGTGCCGGTGGCGATGCGACCGTGACGCTGGCGCATTCGCGGTCGCGCGACCTCGAGGCGATCTGCCGGAGCGCCGACATTCTGATCGTTGCGATCGGCCGGCCGGGCTTCATCACTGCGGGCGCGGTGCGCCCCGGAGCGACCGTGATCGACGTGGGGACGAGCCGGGTCGAGGACCCGTCGCAGCCGCGCGGCTACCGGCTCGCCGGCGATGTGGCGTTCGACGAGGTGGCGGCGGTCGCGGGCGCGATCACGCCGGTCCCGGGTGGCGTCGGCCCGATGACGATCGCGATGCTCCTGGTCAACACGGTCCAGGCGGCGCGGGGAACGGCCAACGGATGA